A single Trypanosoma brucei gambiense DAL972 chromosome 9, complete sequence DNA region contains:
- a CDS encoding protein kinase, putative: MDGVCERCLLGREVVLAELLGSGANGSVFLARPVCTTGTASAFQYPQRFVVKVMRRGILPADGAAMILKEIDAIRSLNHPFIVRYVGAWVESGVGEHCGSVCLAMTHCDGGDLHGLIREYSLREEFVPNELAMMIMLQILSALNHSHAQHIIHRDIKPANLLLVRNDNKEGSVSKALVGDYGLARPLQQTTELAQTRVGTPCYCSPEIVAGEAYSSKTDIFSAGATFFELLTRQRAFWKKHYTEQQSFHAILNMDPMPCLRQIARGRYETCLVRAVEACLCKNERGRPTAYDLLVGFASRLTSYVREKGIPVCREAPKVSPLRAIMESPIRRISPVTPVRRPQPRPDSGSPKHNVSPKCRQSLRATPATPRVAAASVDSEKLGSNLLEQLLQVAEKGVGDKAWVAKLRQLLDGDLETLLLVHVLIAKRRHDKELLENGLFKVLLSLKPHVDVEQVVSWVSQKIVK; this comes from the coding sequence ATGGATGGCGTGTGCGAACGGTGCTTATTGGGACGGGAGGTTGTACTCGCTGAACTGCTCGGATCTGGTGCAAACGGAAGCGTCTTTCTTGCGAGGCCTGTATGTACAACTGGTACAGCAAGTGCATTTCAATATCCGCAGCGCTTCGTTGTGAAGGTGATGCGACGTGGTATACTTCCAGCTGACGGTGCAGCGATGATATTGAAAGAAATTGATGCAATTCGGTCGCTGAATCATCCCTTCATTGTGCGGTACGTAGGTGCTTGGGTGGAAAGCGGTGTGGGGGAACACTGTGGGAGTGTTTGCTTGGCAATGACACATTGTGATGGTGGTGACCTACACGGGCTTATTCGTGAGTACTCCCTTCGTGAGGAGTTTGTCCCTAACGAACTCGCTATGATGATAATGTTGCAGATACTCTCAGCACTGAACCACAGTCACGCGCAGCACATAATTCACCGCGACATCAAACCTGCCAATCTGCTTCTTGTTCGTAATGACAACAAGGAGGGGTCGGTGTCGAAGGCCCTTGTCGGGGACTATGGGCTTGCACGTCCGCTGCAGCAGACGACGGAACTTGCACAGACGCGTGTTGGAACTCCCTGTTACTGCTCACCAGAGATTGTTGCCGGGGAGGCATACAGCAGCAAGACGGACATATTTTCCGCTGGTGCAACTTTTTTTGAGCTCCTAACACGGCAACGTGCTTTCTGGAAGAAGCACTACACGGAGCAACAGTCTTTCCATGCTATCCTGAACATGGACCCTATGCCTTGTCTTAGGCAGATAGCGCGAGGGCGATACGAAACGTGTCTCGTACGCGCTGTGGAGGCATGCCTTTGCAAGAACGAGAGGGGTCGGCCTACTGCGTATGATTTGCTCGTGGGATTCGCATCACGTCTGACGTCATACGTGCGGGAGAAAGGCATACCTGTGTGTCGCGAAGCCCCTAAGGTTTCTCCACTGCGTGCGATTATGGAGTCTCCAATACGCCGGATTTCGCCTGTCACACCTGTACGTCGACCCCAACCTCGCCCTGACAGCGGCTCACCTAAACATAATGTCTCTCCAAAGTGCAGGCAATCTTTACGTGCCACACCAGCTACACCAAGGGTTGCTGCAGCATCAGTTGACAGTGAGAAACTGGGTTCCAATTTGCTGGAGCAATTGCTTCAGGTAGCAGAAAAGGGTGTGGGAGACAAAGCATGGGTTGCGAAACTACGGCAGTTGCTTGATGGAGATCTCGAAACCCTTTTGCTTGTGCATGTTCTTATTGCCAAGCGGAGGCATGATAAAGAGTTGCTTGAGAACGGTCTATTCAAAGTATTATTGTCGCTAAAACCTCATGTTGATGTGGAGCAGGTTGTTTCGTGGGTATCGCAGAAGATTGTCAAGTGA
- a CDS encoding serine/threonine protein phosphatase, putative, producing the protein MSSGASHHELTRGRDGLKEREYVWKKSHADESPGSNPQILPTLVLPHHLVFDNDGAPLADNIKVHFERGWRLHVEDALNIVQRCALIMKEEPNVVRLKGSAVVCGDLHGQFHDLLTLLEVNGQPSVQQYVFLGDYVDRGDFSAEIVLLCMSFKLLYPRSFILLRGNHESRQLTSCFNFKQEVENKYSSMVYEEIMAAFDCFPLSCVVNDRFFCVHGGLSPLLTYLGEIDTVNRFRETPSTGPMCDLLWSDPMFGDDTDCTTPSEEFFVFNTKRGCSYNYSYEAVCRFLEANNLCTVIRGHETQPGGYKLYRHTPKGVPAVVCVFSASNYCGTYGNMAAVVAIDGDVMNIRQYMATSHDSCTPNHFNAISRMQPLAIHEAVEKWCEASHGGSSGDAKAEEVEVEKKLSEDDSSVVLREKLGDMICAMHHIVT; encoded by the coding sequence ATGTCGAGTGGTGCTTCACACCATGAGCTAACACGTGGGCGTGATGGTTTGAAGGAACGGGAATATGTTTGGAAAAAATCTCATGCAGATGAATCTCCCGGCAGTAATCCTCAGATACTTCCGACTCTCGTGTTGCCGCACCATTTGGTATTTGATAATGATGGCGCCCCGCTTGCAGATAATATTAAAGTTCATTTTGAGAGAGGATGGCGACTTCATGTAGAGGATGCATTGAACATTGTCCAGCGCTGTGCATTAATCATGAAAGAGGAGCCAAATGTTGTACGATTAAAGGGATCTGCTGTCGTGTGTGGGGATCTTCACGGGCAGTTTCATGACTTACTGACATTGTTAGAAGTTAATGGTCAACCCAGCGTGCAgcaatatgtttttcttggAGACTACGTGGACCGCGGGGATTTTAGTGCAGAAATTGTACTCCTCTGCATGTCGTTTAAGCTACTGTACCCTCGTTCCTTCATACTACTACGTGGCAATCACGAATCACGACAGCTAACGTCGTGTTTCAACTTCAAGCAGGAGGTTGAGAACAAGTATTCGTCAATGGTGTACGAAGAGATTATGGCAGCGTTTGACTGCTTTCCACTCTCATGTGTTGTAAATGATAGGTTTTTCTGTGTGCACGGTGGTTTATCGCCATTGTTAACTTATCTTGGAGAAATTGACACTGTTAACCGTTTCAGGGAAACACCGTCGACGGGTCCCATGTGCGATTTGCTCTGGTCTGATCCCATGTTTGGAGACGACACCGACTGTACAACTCCCTCTGAagagttttttgttttcaatacCAAACGTGGTTGCTCATACAACTACAGTTATGAGGCAGTTTGTCGGTTTCTGGAGGCGAATAATCTTTGCACAGTCATACGTGGCCACGAGACGCAACCGGGAGGTTACAAACTGTATCGTCACACCCCGAAGGGAGTTCCAGCTgtggtttgtgttttttccgCATCGAATTACTGTGGAACGTATGGAAATATGGCTGCTGTGGTAGCAATTGATGGGGACGTGATGAATATTCGTCAATATATGGCGACCTCCCATGACTCCTGCACTCCAAATCATTTTAATGCAATTAGTCGTATGCAGCCATTGGCAATACACGAGGCAGTTGAAAAATGGTGTGAGGCTTCACACGGCGGAAGTAGTGGTGATGCAAAGGCAGAAGAGGtggaagtagaaaaaaaactttcggAGGATGATTCTTCTGTGGTACTGCGGGAGAAGTTGGGGGATATGATTTGTGCGATGCATCATATAGTTACTTGA
- a CDS encoding phosphatidyltransferase, putative, which produces MPKAKTTTPLQVCLFYPNLIGYTRVILSLISFCLLGHFPIAFLFCYIIGFVLDAVDGMVARRFGQCTQFGAILDMLTDRASTAGLIVVVVQVLQPLPHWGATSLACLVFLDISSHFCVMYVSLYAGRTSHKDVSSSIFSLLRLYYTNRPFMCALCVGQELFYLNLYMYGVYGIAEPAFLFFMALTAALSAFKQVVNVQQLLDSMYHLAVLDAAGSRQ; this is translated from the coding sequence ATGCCGAAAGCTAAAACTACCACACCATTGCAGGTATGTTTGTTTTACCCTAACCTCATTGGCTACACACGCGTTATTCTTTCATTGATTTCCTTCTGCTTGCTCGGCCACTTTCCCAttgcatttttattttgttacatCATTGGTTTTGTGCTGGACGCGGTGGATGGCATGGTAGCGCGACGGTTTGGCCAATGCACACAGTTTGGTGCAATACTTGATATGTTGACGGATCGGGCGTCAACGGCTGGTTTgattgttgtggttgtgcaGGTATTACAACCGCTTCCACATTGGGGAGCCACTTCGCTTGCATGTCTTGTTTTCCTGGATATTTCTTCGCATTTCTGCGTCATGTACGTGTCGCTTTATGCTGGCCGTACTAGTCATAAGGACGTGAGCAGCAgtattttttcacttctgcGACTTTATTATACAAATCGTCCGTTTATGTGTGCACTTTGCGTCGGACAGGAACTTTTCTACTTAAACTTATATATGTACGGCGTGTATGGGATCGCTGAACCTGCGTTTCTGTTCTTTATGGCTTTGACAGCCGCGTTGAGTGCTTTCAAGCAGGTGGTGAATGTGCAACAGCTGCTGGATAGCATGTATCATCTGGCGGTTCTGGATGCTGCGGGAAGCCGCCAGTGA